From the Hevea brasiliensis isolate MT/VB/25A 57/8 chromosome 15, ASM3005281v1, whole genome shotgun sequence genome, one window contains:
- the LOC131174038 gene encoding uncharacterized protein LOC131174038, whose product MAIEAANSQFGNSAPDHLTNPSNPYFLHPNENPALVLVSHVLSGSNYHSWARAMRMALQSKNKMKFVDGTLKMPATTYPIFSVWERCNTMVVSWITHAISQSIAQKCPVDYYFTHLKILWDELENFRSIPQCTYATPCICEALVTVRNYRENDYVIRFLKGLKDQLGNVRSQIMLLEPLPSINKVFSLVVQQEGHMNIGILTEPKVLVNKSSAAGFQRNIIDSDTPQGDHEHSSCSFTSDQYQRLLALIKQSPPTPDSHLVNQDLSTLKKIGTARAKDGLYALVDPATPSFPLSPLPAHLVSISAKKLPFAISTTQTNKIFELVHVDIWGPFSVTAVHGHRYFLTVVDDFSRHSIFNKSKGHSK is encoded by the exons ATGGCAATTGAAGCTGCTAATTCTCAATTTGGAAATTCAGCTCCTGATCATCTCACAAATCCTTCGAATCCATATTTCTTGCATCCTAATGAAAATCCTGCATTAGTTCTTGTTTCTCATGTTTTATCTGGATCCAACTATCATTCTTGGGCAAGGGCAATGAGAATGGCATTGCAATCTAAGAATAAAATGAAATTTGTTGATGGAACTCTCAAGATGCCAGCTACCACATATCCAATATTTTCTGTTTGGGAAAGGTGTAATACCATGGTAGTTTCTTGGATCACACATGCAATATCTCAGTCCATAGCACAAAAGTGTCCTGTGGATT ATTACTTTActcatttgaaaattttatgggATGAACTAGAGAATTTTCGCTCTATTCCTCAATGTACTTATGCAACTCCATGTATTTGTGAAGCTCTTGTCACTGTGCGAAACTATAGGGAAAATGACTATGTTATCAGATTCTTAAAGGGCTTAAAAGATCAATTGGGCAATGTTAGGTCACAAATTATGCTGCTAGAACCCTTACCTTCCATCAATAAGGTTTTCTCGTTGGTGGTTCAACAAGAAGGACATATGAATATAGGAATACTTACTGAACCAAAAGTGCTTGTTAATAAGTCTAGTGCAGCTGGTTTTCAAAGGAAT ATAATTGATTCTGATACACCACAAGGTGATCATGAGCATTCAAGTTGTAGTTTTACATCAGATCAGTATCAAAGGTTGCTAGCTTTAATTAAACAGTCTCCTCCCACTCCAGATTCTCATTTAGTGAACCAA GACTTGAGTACCTTGAAGAAGATTGGTACAGCTAGAGCTAAAGATGGTTTATATGCATTAGTAGATCCTGCCACACCTTCATTTCCTTTGTCACCTCTACCAGCACATTTAGTTTCTATTTCTGCA AAGAAGTTGCCTTTTGCTATTAGTACTACTCaaacaaataaaatttttgaGCTTGTACATGTGGACATTTGGGGTCCATTTTCTGTAACTGCTGTTCATGGTCACAGATACTTCCTCACTGTTGTAGATGATTTCTCAAG ACACTCAATTTTCAACAAAAGTAAAGGTCATTCGAAGTGA